tctgttaaatataaccaaacggagttaatgggatgatgatgtggcaatAGTTTGTGGTTACgtgtgaaaatataattgtgTGCGTGATTACGTGTTGGTTAATTAGAGAATAAAGGGTTTTGGTGTATAGGCCCAAAGCTCCTTCAGATTAGAAACTAgggtttcttcttttttctctcttgggACAAAGTTTAGAGTCTCTTCTTCACTCCCAATCGTGGAAGCCCTGCCTTCCATCAGCCCAACATCGCTGCACATCCCATTGACCGGCCAAAACTGTCGCCAACGACATCGATCGTCGCCAGAGTCACCGCCGACCACCGCGCCAACCTTTCCTCTCCTGCCTTTCTTCGCGCGCAAGAGAAGTGCACTCAGCTCTCCGCGCTGCGCCCTCACCGCCGTGCCTCCCACCATTCTTCGCTGCTAGAGTCGTCGCCGCAACTGCATCAAACGAGGTCGTCATCGCCGGGATTGTCGCCGACAACGCTTGTTGCGGCCAAGTAAACCATCAGAGTtcccctttcttttcttccaaacGTTAGGGTTTCTCTCCGGCCAAGTAAACGATGAAGACGCCACTGCGGTCCGCTCCTGTCAGGTTCATCACCGGTCATGAATGCGAGGCCAAACTCTTGGTTGAGGTTTCTCTCTTTACGGCGCCGCTGCCATTGGAGACTAAGCCCCTAGTCGCCGCCCACACCTCCACTGAGCTTGCAACTGTCCTCAATGagtgattattttttttctattttttttcaggTGCTAGACAGAATGGAGGGGAGAAGATGACGAGTTATGATGGCGGTCAACGGTGAAGGAGAATGTAGGTTGGGAGAATGGTGATAATGAACGTAATGGGGGTTGGGATTgttaatatgtttttggttGAAAGCAGGGGAAATAGGAGAAAAGTATGATAAGAAGGATGGGAATGGACATTCGATGaggtgaagatggtgaaaaGGTGAGTGGCAAGATGGTTATGGCGATGGTTGAATATGAGTTGTTATCTTGACTGAGAATGgagaaattgattttaaaaaaactcaatttcttaataaaattcttCCTTCTCTAATTAACCAACACGTAAGCACGCAcacaattatattttcacacataACCACTaactactgccacatcatcattccattaactccgtttggttatatttatcggaagggactaatttgactcacaAATTTACAAGTAAGGAcccatttcaaacacttttctaacgagggactaaattgataTTTGCCAACCAAACTGAGGACAAAATTggatattaaaactttttaataccAATAACAATTAACTGACActagtaatattttaattaaattttactctCAAacctaaatttataattaatttatgggttaaatatattttttaattcttgaattttgacgcaaaattggaatttgtataTTTCTgaaactttaatacattttagtctccaaactttaaaaatgaattgatatagtctttttaacttaattacatTAAACTTTTTTACATGTCAAATTCTCCATGTGAgtgtttgagttgtttacaccatttaacttaattgaattaaaaggaCTATAAtcattcatttttaatgtttggaggtcaaaatgtataaaagtttaaagcatagacaaacttaaattttacGTCAAAGGTCATACcctaaaaacatatataacattaatttaatagagatatattagtattaaaaaaatatttgttttaaactttttttttaaatataattttataattaatttaataaaaaaatacgtGGTTTACCTTAGCTCATACATCCATAGTTTTGAATTTTCTGTTGATTCAACTCTTGATTAGTTTGGTGTGATATTATAAATGGTTTAACCTATTGGAATCCCAATATTCTTTTGATCAGGAAAATTTGTCTGAATTGATTAAAGTGGTGAACCTTACTTGATCTGTTATTATAGCCTACGACTTAAACCACTTTATTATGTCtcaatttagaaatatattattaccCAATCCTAAAATCAGAATAAATTTATCCTTTAAGTAATGCCATTCAATAATCATCTTCCACTCCCCAAAGACGTGGAAATCTGGTTTAAGCAATCAAAAGCTAAATTGATGCCACTTTCAACACAAAGAACGGATGGTGCTGAGTTTATGAAGTTTTCAGTCTCTTCTGAAGACGAACTAACACTTTCCCATCCGTGTTTTCCCACAATTTGAAGTCCCTCAAGTTCTATTGCCACTTCTTTCATGGTGGGTCTTTCCTCTCCTTTCACCTTTAAACATCGATTTGCAATATTGGCAACTTCTTTCAGTTGCTCAACATCTGCCTCATGCAATATTTGGTTGTCCACAATGTTAAGTAATTGACCTGTTTTCATTGAAGAAACAAAGTACAGTGCAAGGTTTCTACTAGCCTCTGGCCTATCAAATGAAAGTGCCTTCATTCCTGTTACTAGCTCTGCCAGGACAACCCCAAAACTATACACATCACTCTTCTCTGTCAATTGGCTTGTGTGAAAGTATTCTGGATCAAGATACCCTAATGTTCCCTGCACCAGAGTGGTTAGTTGAGACTGATCAAGGGGGAAAATCCTTGATGCTCCAAAATCAGAAATCTTTGCAATGAGATTATGATCAAGAAGAATATTTGTAGTTTTCACATCTCTATGTACGATTGGTGTACAAGTAGCTGAGTGCAAATAAGCCAAGGCCCCAGCTGTTTCTGTTGCTATTCTCAACCTTGTTTTCCataaaagttttagaaaacaATTATGATCATGAAGGTGCTCATAAATAGTACCATTGGGAATGAATTCATAAACAAGCATGGGAACTTCTGTCTCTAAACAACAACCCAAGAGTTTTACCACATTTTTATGATTGATTTGAGAAAGCACAATTACCTCGTTAATGAATTGTTCAATCTGATTCGGATCACTAATTTTAGACTTCTTAATTGCCACTGTTCTATTGTCTAGCAATACTCCTTTGTAAACTGTTCCTTGGCCACCTTGGCCAAGAATCTTGCCTTCATCAAAGTTGTCGGTGGCCTCTTCTAGCTCCTCTATAGTGAAGACTTTAGCCGTTTCAATAGACCCTTTATGCTTGATTATGTGTTGTTGTAAGAAAAGACCACCATTTTGGTGAAAAAAATGTTCTTTAAGTTTGAtgatctttcttttctttgatgCCCAATACACATAAAAGCTTCCCACAAGCAGTGCTACTAGGCCTACACTCACACCTATGCATAAACAAAGAGAAACGTAATTAGTGTTTTCGTTATGTTGGCTCATCTTCAAAGTTACCAATGACATATACTGTAATGATAATTAACTTGAATTTCTTACTGTTGATTAGGATGAGAAATCTCTCAACAATATTGCTTGTATAAGTACAGCAGATGCAATATTATATACGTTGTTACATAATTAAGGATGAAATTTGTTGTGATTTACCAGACAAGAGTGTATATACTCACTCAGAGCAATTATGAGTATGATTTCTTTCCTTGAATTGATGGTAGATTTGTAAGTGCATCTTGTTCCATAATTTTTTCCATCTCCTTCAAACCCTTTTGGGCATAAACAGTTATAACCACCAGGAGAGTTACTGCATTTGGCCCCATCAACGCAATCGTTGGATCCCATGCATTCGTTAACATCTGCATTATAGTAACGAGTCAATCATGCATTCATTCATTATTCTTTCACTATCAccttgcatttttttttgtctagttttaagaaaaaacttGTTTCTATTTATTGTACATTTAAAAGTTTAAGTGGTTATAAGTAAAACAGAAAAAGTAATGAAcaacatattaattatatatatatatatatagaatgcATTCAGCTACTAATACCTTCGCAACCATGAAGAAGATAGGGATTTCCCACGAAACCATTTGAGCAGCTGCAAAGGTAACCAGATGCCTCTACTGAATGGAAACATTCACTGTTCTCTGCCTTACACGCGTAACTGAAAGCCTCTTTCTTACCATCTTCGCACGTTTGGTTCTTAACCACCCAATCCACCGCAACGGGAAACGTGGTTTTGTCGAACTTGAAGAGATCCGTGGAGGAGAAATTATAGGCCCCATCTTCCACCAGAAACACATACCCGCACGGGTTGAAGTCTATTACATGCGTGTGCTTGAACAAACTCCCTGAACCGTAGGAGAAACTCGACAACCCGCGTGGAATCGAAGTCTCGCAACAACCGGTGCCGGAACAAGTGCCGTTTGTTTCGATGTCTTGGAGCCTGTTGCACAAGGAAATGCATCCCGTGGTGTAGTTCTTTCCCTCCAAATCGCTTCCCACCATTAATCCAAGCGTGTCACACCCAACTACAGTCAACCTGTTTCTGTTGGAAGAGACTTGAAAAGTTGTGAGGTTTAGGTCTTGAAATGATTGTCTCACGAGTTTGCCTCCGTCGGCGTAGCAGTCGCTGGCTACAGGCCATGAAATTTGCATGTGGCCGTTGAGTGAGATGTTAAGCACAGTTATATTGGTTTGTGGCAGGAAGAGGGAGTGTGATGAGGGAGAGGTTTGGTTGCAAGTAAGAACAAATGAGGCGTCTAAGGAACAAGTGTCGGAGATGCCGAAGGGGAAGGGAATGGTGACATCGCCACAGTTTGAAGAACAGTTTGGCCTTGATATGGCTTGAGTTTTAGATTTTGCAATAAGGAGGGCAACGAGAAGCACCTGCAGCAGCAGCTGCTTAGAGTGCACAGACATGGCTTTGTTTTTCAAGTTCTTGTAATGGACATTATCTCTTCTGCTATTGTAATGATGGTGGTTAGAGAGAATCTAAAGGGATCAAGAGGATTAACTCTGTTACTGCATTGGATGATGGATTCAAACAAGGCTGCATGCtctacaattttaatatatcaataattatatttatatacttatagaatatttttatttttcattgtgtTCTTTCTCATTTCAActgttttactttgtttttttcatcatatttttctttctttgttgtatTTTCAACCTTCCTAAGACCTTGATTGTGTCGATTTGTTAGCTAAGAGCAGGACAGCCGGCTGTGGAAGGCAAAAACTGATTAATGAAGGTATCtgctaaaaaataattaataaattatctattaattt
This Vigna angularis cultivar LongXiaoDou No.4 chromosome 4, ASM1680809v1, whole genome shotgun sequence DNA region includes the following protein-coding sequences:
- the LOC108330433 gene encoding uncharacterized protein LOC108330433, with amino-acid sequence MTSARDSTKVVLVACLVMISAASQTIHPSCQKKCGSVSIPYPFGTIEDCYMNSNFYVACNTSHRPPKLFLWNVTKTIEVLELSLNGHLRVKSPVAYVCYDEKGVLVDSGNSSMTLQAFPFSYTQNKFVGIGCDTLSTINATIGKNYSAGGCFSLCSSVESSTNGSRFGIGFCQTSIPKNILAYEARVLRSNMLHRDMNIPCSYSLLVEEDSFEFSTDDFIKLQKRRTVSTVLDWAVGNLTCEEAKNNLTSYVCQENSVCIDSQNGPGYLCGCLEGYVGNAYLQGGCQDIDECANPSLNDCSDICINLPGSYNCSCPKTRKHQGDGRKGGSGCVSNLQHVVNEIVIGTGIGLVLLLTGSGWLYHIFRKRKRASLSARYFKRNGGLMLEQQISKMEGSSERAKIFTARELKKATENFHESRIIGRGGYGTVYKGILPNDQVVAIKKSKLVDHSQTEQFVNEVVVLSQINHRNVVKLLGCCLETEMPLLVYEFVNNGTLFDHIHNENTTLPWETRLRIAAETAGVLAYLHSSASIPIIHRDFKSTNILLDDKYTAKVSDFGTSRLVPRDKCQLTTLVQGTLGYLDPEYFQTSQLTEKSDVYSFGVVLAELLTGRRALSFDMPEEERNLALYFLSAVKDDYLFQIVEDFVNEGNSEQVKEVSNIAQWCLRLRGEERPTMKEVAMELESLKTMTATTSLINATSNAAEYVIGERSGSAERDTANCHYTYAIRAGPEDDTICNDVMSPLWDGRILSNHHHYNSRRDNVHYKNLKNKAMSVHSKQLLLQVLLVALLIAKSKTQAISRPNCSSNCGDVTIPFPFGISDTCSLDASFVLTCNQTSPSSHSLFLPQTNITVLNISLNGHMQISWPVASDCYADGGKLVRQSFQDLNLTTFQVSSNRNRLTVVGCDTLGLMVGSDLEGKNYTTGCISLCNRLQDIETNGTCSGTGCCETSIPRGLSSFSYGSGSLFKHTHVIDFNPCGYVFLVEDGAYNFSSTDLFKFDKTTFPVAVDWVVKNQTCEDGKKEAFSYACKAENSECFHSVEASGYLCSCSNGFVGNPYLLHGCEDVNECMGSNDCVDGAKCSNSPGGYNCLCPKGFEGDGKNYGTRCTYKSTINSRKEIILIIALSVSVGLVALLVGSFYVYWASKKRKIIKLKEHFFHQNGGLFLQQHIIKHKGSIETAKVFTIEELEEATDNFDEGKILGQGGQGTVYKGVLLDNRTVAIKKSKISDPNQIEQFINEVIVLSQINHKNVVKLLGCCLETEVPMLVYEFIPNGTIYEHLHDHNCFLKLLWKTRLRIATETAGALAYLHSATCTPIVHRDVKTTNILLDHNLIAKISDFGASRIFPLDQSQLTTLVQGTLGYLDPEYFHTSQLTEKSDVYSFGVVLAELVTGMKALSFDRPEASRNLALYFVSSMKTGQLLNIVDNQILHEADVEQLKEVANIANRCLKVKGEERPTMKEVAIELEGLQIVGKHGWESVSSSSEETENFINSAPSVLCVESGINLAFDCLNQISTSLGSGR